GCGCCAGGGAGTCGATCTTGAAAAACACCGGTGCGAAGCCCGTGACGTGTGTACGGAGGGTCTCGCGGACCGCGCGTTCGGCCCTCTCCGGAGCGGCCTGGCGCGAGTCCAGATCGAGAACCAACGACGCCCGCGGATCGAAGACTGACTCCCCCGACGAGAAATTTTGCGTGTTTCGCGCAAAAGAGGAACACTCAACCGAGCTCAGCTCGATCCGGGCCGAGACCTCGCCGGACAGCAGCACCGCCGTCTCCGCCGCCCCCGACAAGTCGTCCGCCAGGGCGAGAACCCCGGAAAAAACCGACTCTTCCACTGGACATTCCTCCCGTGCGCGAACACTCACCGGGACGCGAACCCCGACGGGGAGCCCTCGGACGAGAATCCCGAACCTCCCTCACTGCGCGAATCACGCTACGACAGTTGCATGAAACACGCAATCGTGCCAGAGTGTTCCACGCAACACCGGAGTTCGCAGCCCCGGTGCAGCACAACGAAGGGTCAACGATGACCGAGCCACGAACTCGACCGAACCCGCACGACAGGCGCGCCCACCCCGCTCCGCCCGGTTCCACGGTGGAGACCGCGGGGCACCCCCCTCAGGGCACGCCACCGCCCGGACGCTCTCGCCGCGTCCGCGGCGCTCCGGGAGGAGCGTTCACAGCCCCGGCCGGGCAAGCACGCGACGTGACCTCCGCTCCAGGCGGTTCTCCCCGAGGGGAGTGCTGACCGGCTCCACCGCCGCGGACCGGGCGCTCCGGTGCGTAGCCGTGCGCACCACGCGGGACGAGGGAACCGGGCGGAGCCGCCCCACGCGACGAGCGCGCTCCGCGAGCACCCCGCCGCACTGCCGGGGACTCCACCGCCGACAACGCTGCCCCTGCGGCCGGCCTACTCAGGCCACCGCACCCTCTTCACCAAGGAGTGAGAATCCGTTGAACACCGAACCCGCCACCTTGCCGAGAACGGGAACACAGCCGGTGTTGGGAACGATGAACTTCGGCGACACCGTGGACCTCACCGGCGCCGCGCGAATGCTCGACACCGCGCTGGAATCCGGTGTCACCGACATCGACACGGCCAACGGCTACTCCGGCGGGGCCGCCGAGGAGATGCTCGGCGAACTGCTGGCCCACCGCAGGAAACGCGTCTCGCTGGCGACCAAAGTGGGCATACCGCACCCCGACGCGGGCGAGCACCCGCCGCTGTCGGCACCTGCGCTGCGGGCCTGCGTGCGAGGCAGCCTCGAACGGCTCGGGGTCGAGCACATCGACGTGCTCTACCTGCACCAACCCGACCGCGCCACTCCCCTGGACGAAACCCTGTCCACAGTGTCCGAACTCGTGACCGAGGGCAGGGTCGGAGCGCTGGGCGTGTCCAACTTCGCCGCCTGGCAGATCGCGGAGATCAACAGGATCACCGACCTGATCGGCGCACCCCGCCCCCGCGTGGCTCAGCAACTGCACAACCTGCTGGCCAGACGCGTGGAAGAGGAGTACACCGAGTTCGCCGCGGTCACCGGGTTGACCACCATGGTGTACAACCCGCTGGCCGGAGGGCTGCTGACCGGCAGGCACCACTTCTCCAGCACTCCCGGGACGGGACGCTTCGGCGACTCGAGGCTGGCCGGCATGTACACCGAGCGCTACTGGAACTCCGAACTGTTCGAGGCGGTGAACCGACTTCACGAGATCGCCGAAGGCGCGGGGGTGACCATGCCCGAACTGGCGCTGCGCTGGCTGCTGGGCCGCCCCACCACCGACGCGCTGCTGCTCGGCGCCTCCAGCGAGAAACAGCTGACGAGCAACCTGGACGCGGTGCGCGCGGGAGCGCTGCCCACCGATGTGGCGGCGGCGTGCGACGAGGTGGGGAAAACACTGCGTGGCCCGATGCCCGCCTACAACCGCTGAACCCCGTCCAGCAGAGGAGCACCCGTGGACGCTTCCGAACCCGTGGATGAAGGAAACCACCGCACGGCCCTCCTGACCGCACCCGCTCCCCAGTCACACGCCGCCAATCTGATGCCCCTGCCGGACGGTGACATGGGATGCGCGTGGTTCGCGGGAACCCAGGAGGGAATGTCGGACATCGACATCTGGTTCGCACGATTCCGCTCCGACGGAACGTGGAGCACTCCCGAACGCGTCTCCGCCGACCCGCACCACTCCGAGCAGAACCCCGTACTCTTCCCGACACCGCGCGGCGAACTCTGGCTGCTCTACACCGCGCAACACGCGGGGGACCAGGACACCGCCGAGGTCCGGGTGCGCGTCTCGACCGACTCCGGGCACACCTGGGGCGCCGCGCGCACTCTCGTACCGGCGAGCGGGTCGCGGGGTGTCTTCATCCGACAGCCGATCGTGGTGCTGGACTCGGGACGCTGGTTGCTGCCGGTCTTCCACTGCGTCCGCCCGGAACGCGGAAAGTGGCGGGGTGATCACGACACCAGCGCGGTCCTCGTCTCCGACGACGAGGGGGAGACGTGGCAGCACCACGACGTCCCGAACAGCACGGGATGCGTGCACATGAACATCGTCCGGACCGCGGACGGCACGCTGCTCGCGATGTTCCGCCGTCGGCAGGCCGACGCCGTACACGCCAGCCACTCCACGGACGGAGTGCACTGGAGCCCTCCCGAGCCCACCGAACTGCCGAACAACAACTCCTCGATCCAGCTGACGGCGCTACGCGACGGCGGACTTGCACTCGTCTACAACGCGAGCAGCGCCGCGGACGCCACGGCGCGCCGGACCTCGCTGTACGACGAGATCAACCAGGACTCCGCGGAAGCCGTCGAGGAGGAGCCTCCGGGGCCGGCGTTCTGGGGTGCTCCGCGCGCCCCGCTGACGCTGGCCCTCTCCCCGGACAACGGAAAGACCTGGCCCTTCCGGCACGACATCGAGGCCGGCGACGGCCACTGCCTGACCAACGACTCGCGGAACGGCGCGAATCGGGAGCTCTCCTACCCGTCGATCGCCCAGGCCTCCGACGGAGAGCTGCACATCGCGTTCACCCACTTCCGCCAGGCCATCAAACACGTGCGTCTGGCACCGGACCAGACCTTCACGTAGCGGCCCACACCGCATTGGAACCACTATGCGCAACGACTCCCAACCGCACGAACCTCCCGTCAGCACGGTGACCACCGAAGCACCACCGCCCTCCCCGCCCAGCAAGCTCTCCGAATACGTCAGGAGTCTGGGCCCCGGCATCGTCGTGGTCGTGTCCTGGCTGGGAACGGGAGATTTCATCAGCGCCTCGGTATCGGGGTCCAATTTCGGATACGCGCTGATCTGGACACTGCTGATCGCGATTCTGTCGCGGTACTTCATCGTTTCGACGATGTCCCGGTACCAGCTGTGCAACAGCGTCGGCGACGAAACGATACTCGACGGGTACGGGCGCGTGTGGCGCGGATTTCCGATGTACATCGGAGCCACCACCTGCGTGCTCGGATTCATCTACGTTTCTTTCCTGCTCATAGCCGCGGGAACGGCACTCGACCACCTGTTCGACGGAGTGGTCGACCTGGGCGGGTGGGGAACTTTCCTCTGGGCCGTTCCCACCATGGGGGCAGCATTGTGGCTCGCGTCCCGCCGGAGCGGGCACTATCGAGCCCTGGAAATCGTCGCGCAGATCACCATGGGCGTTCTCGTGATCAGTTTCCTCGTCGCGCTGATGGGAACCGGCGTCGACTTCGGGAAACTGTTCGGTGGACTGCTGTTCGAGCTGCCCGCGGGCGAAGCGGGCTACATCACCGCGGCCAGCACCGCCGTGGGGCTCATCGGCGCGGTCGGCGGCTCCGCGGCGAACCTGCTCTATCCCTACCTCATGCACGAGAAGGGGTGGCGCGGAAGCGGTTACCGCAAGTTGCAGCGACTCGACCTGCGCTTCGGAACGTTGGTGATGTTCGGACTCGTGCTGGCCGTCTGGATCGTGGCCGCGGAAACACTGCACGGCACGGGGCAGGGAGTGTCCTCGGCGGACGGACTCGCTCTCATGATGGAGAAGGCGATCGGCCCGGCTGGTCCGTCCATCATGTGGTGCGCGGTGTTCTTCACGGTGTTCAACAACATCGTCACCCAACCACGGGTCTTCGTGCGCATGTTCACCGAATCGCTGCACAAATCCCGTCCGGCCAGGGCCGAGAGCATCAGGGCGGCGAACCCGAACGCGGAATTGAACCAAAAAGAACTCTTCCTGCACGACCGCGTCTTCTGGGTGATCTTCACCGTCATCATGACGGTGCCCATCCTCTTCTCACTGCCGGTCATGCCCGGAATGGTCGTGCTCACCCTGATGGGCAACTCCGTCAACGTGCTGACGGTCCCCGCAGTGATAATCGGCCTGATAGTCATGACCACGCGGCGCGACCTCATGCCGCGGTCACACGCCAACAAGTGGTGGCAGACCACGATCCTGGTTCTCATCGGCGCGGTAGGGCTCTGGGCGACCTACGAACTGGTCCTCAGCATCGTGAACCTGGGCGGCTGATCCCCTGGGGCCACGCACGCTCGACGGATCCCCTCCGACGCGAGCACTCCGCAAGGAAAGGAAAAGCTTTGAACACCGCGGAATTCGCACGAAAAATCCGTGCCAGGGAAAGGCTCATCGGGTACTGGTCCGTTCTCGACGCCCCGGTGGCCACCGAGCGCATCGGACGGCTCGGTTACGACTACGTGGCCATCGACGGCCAACACGGGCTCGTGGGCTATTCCGGAATGCTCAACGGAATGATGGCCGTGGACGCCGGTGGCCGAGCGGTCGGACTCGTCCGGGTCGAGGCCAACGATCCCGCCGTGATCGGACGGGCGCTCGACGCGGGCGCGGCCGGAGTCATCGTGCCACTGATCGACACGCCCGCCGATGCCGCCGCGGCAGTGGACGCCACGCGCTACCCACCGGAAGGGAGCCGCTCCTACGGGCCGATGCGCGCCGGTTTGCGCATCGGTCCCAAGCCCGCCGAGGCGAACTCCGGCACGACGGTGCTCGCGATGATCGAAACCTCCCGAGCGCTGGACAACGTCCGGGAGATCTGCGCGACCCCCGGGCTGGACGGCGTCTACGTCGGCCCCTCCGACCTGTGCCTGGCGGTGGGCGGCGCGTTTCCCGGTGACCCGGCCGTCAGCGAGGTGTTCGAGCAGGCGGTGACCGACATCCGGGACTCGGCGGCACGGGCGGGCATCGCGGCGGGCATACACACTCCGAACGGCGACACCGCCGCACGCCGACTGGCCGAGGGCTACACCTTCGTCAGCATCGCCTCCGACCTGGTGCACCTGGAGAACACGGCGGCCGAACACCTCAACGTCGCTCGATCGTGAAACGGGCAGGCGCGGCGCCCGGCACGACCGGGCCGACCGCGCACACCACGCCCGCTCCACGAAGGAGCGCCCCATTCGTTGAACGCACGGAGTCACCACCATGTCCTCGATTCTGATCACCACACCGACCTTCGGCAGGTTCTCCGCGGAACCGCGAAGCATCCTCGCCGCGGCGGGAGAAGTGATCCACCCCCACGACACGCACCCCATGCCGCCGGGGGAATTGCTGGAAAGGGTGCCCCGGGCGGACGCGCTGATCGTCGGGATGGACACCGTCGACACCGACGTCCTCGACGCCGGGCCGCGATTGCGCGTGATCGCCAAGCACGGAGTCGGCGTGGACACCATCGACGTCGCCGCCGCGCAGCAACGGGGCATCAGGGTGGTTTCCGCGCCGGGAAGCAACGCACGTGCCGTGGCCGAGCTGGCGTTCGGACTGATGTTGGCCGCCGCGCGGAAGCTGGGAACAGCACACACGGCAGTGCTCGACACCCGGTGGCCGAAACCCTTCGGTCCGGAGCTGGCAGGGAAAGCGCTCGGCATTCTCGGCTTCGGACGCATCGGTCGACTGCTGGCCGGATACGCCGGCGCCTTCGGGATGAGGGTGCTGGCCCACGATCCACACCTGGACACCGATGAGATCGCCGCGCACGGAGCACGTCCAGCCGGATTCGCCGAGTGCCTCCGCGAGGCCGAGTTCGTGAGTCTGCACCTGCCGGGCGACTCCGACGACCGGCCGCTGCTCGACCGCGCGGCGCTCGAATCGATGCAACGCGGTGCTGTGCTGGTCAACACCGCCCGCGGTGGTCTCGTGGACGGAGAAGCGCTGGCCGAACTGTTGCATCGAGGTCAGCTGGGCGGTGCCGGCGTCGACGCTTTCGCAGTCGAACCACCTTCCGCGCGGGATCCGCTGCTCAACGCTCCCAACACCGTGCTGACCCCGCACATCGGGGCGTGCAGCCACGAGGCCAACCACGACATGGGCGTGACGGTCGCTGCGGACGTCGTGCGCGTGCTGAGTGGTCGGGAGCCGGACAACGAGGTCCCGCAGCCGGCGACACGATAATCAGCTCGTACGACGAGAGGCATCTCGCGATGACCGACGAAGCCGCGAAAACCGGGAGCACCGCTCCGGGCACCGAAACAACCGACCCGTACGCGTTACGACCGGAGAACGTGCACGAGGCACCGACCACGCTGCCGGGGCGACTGCGACATCTGGGCCCCGGTCTGGTCCTGTCCGCCGCCGTGGTCGGTTCCGGAGAGCTGATCGTGACCACCTCGCTGGGTGCCAGAGCCGGATTCGTGCTGCTGTGGCTGGTGATCATCAGCACCGCGGTGAAGGTCTGGGTGCAGCTGGAACTGGCCGGCTGGACCATACTCACCGGCAAGCCCGCGCTACGGGGTTTCGCCCAGATCCCACCCCGCATCGGTCGTGTCGGCTGGATCAACTGGCTCTGGATCGGGATGGACTTCACCAAGATGATCCAACGTGGCGGGATCATCGGCGGTGTGGCCGTAGCGTGCTCGATACTGTGGCCGATCGTCGGCGCACCGCTGAGCTTCCCCTCCGTGCTGACCTGGACCGCGCTGATCACGGCAGGACTGGTCGTGTTGCTGCACAGCGGCCGTTACAGCGTTGTCGAGCGCAGCGCGGTGCTCGCGGTCGGTTTCTTCACGGTCAGCACCGTCGCCCTGGCTCTGGGTCTGCCGCTGACGCCCTTCGCCTACGGAATCGAGGACATCGGCACGGGAATGAGCTTCGCGATCCCTTCGGGAGCCCTCGGCATAGCGGTCTCCATGTTCGGTCTCACCGGGGTGGGAGCCGACGAGATGACCACCTACACCTACTGGTGCCTGGAAAAGGGATACGCCCGCTGGACCGGCCCTGACGACGGAACCGAGCAGCGCGCCCGCCGCGCCGAGGGATGGCTTCGCGTGATGCGCCTGGACGTGCTCGTCTCCTGGCTGGTGTGCACGTTGTGCACCTTCTCGTTCTACGTGATCGGCGCCGCTGTGCTACACCCCCAGAACCTGGTCCCGAGCGGAAACGACATGATCAGTACGCTGTCCAGGATCTACACGGACACCATGGGGGCGTGGGCGGAGTACTTGTTCCTGTTCGGCGCCATCGCCGTGCTCGGAGCCACCGCGATCGGTTCAGCAGCCAGCGTCCCCCGGCTGTGGACCAACACGCTGGGGCTGCTGGGATTCATCGACTGGGACGACCCGGTGGTACGACACCGGACGATACGCATTCTGACCATGTCGTTTCCCCCGTTGTGGGCGGCCTTCTACCTTTTCGCGCGCTCACCGGTGCTGATGGTCCAGATCGGTGGCATAGGAAGTGGTGTCTTCCTGATCGCGGTGGTCATAGCGGTATGGCGTCTGCGGTCTTCCGAGGTGGAGCCCCGGTTCCGCTCCGGCAAGTTGGCCACGGCCGCTCTCGTGATCAGCAGTGTCGCGATCGGAGTGCTGGGGCTGTACACCATCGTCGACGTGTTCGGGCTCGGGGCGGGCTGAACCGCACGCGAAACGCACCGACATGGGACACGCCCCGAGCGGGGAGTCCTCCCCGTGCCACGAAACCGTGATCGAACACCGCTTCGGCGCTTCCTCGTTTGATCCGCCACCATCGGGTGCCTGATCACCGGCCCTGTCCCCGGAAAGCGACTACGGTCGGCGGGGGTGGCGACGTCCGTCGCCGCCACCCGATCCGAACAGCACGGGTTCCGCGAGCACAGCGGTTCCGGAGAGGAGCGACATGCCGGAGCAGAACCACCCCACCGTGGCGGTCACCGGGGCCACCGGTGCGCTGGGCAGCAGGATCGCGGCCGAACTCGCCGAGCGCGGCGCTTTTCAGCTGCTCGTCGCGCGTG
This genomic stretch from Actinopolyspora halophila DSM 43834 harbors:
- a CDS encoding Nramp family divalent metal transporter, which produces MTDEAAKTGSTAPGTETTDPYALRPENVHEAPTTLPGRLRHLGPGLVLSAAVVGSGELIVTTSLGARAGFVLLWLVIISTAVKVWVQLELAGWTILTGKPALRGFAQIPPRIGRVGWINWLWIGMDFTKMIQRGGIIGGVAVACSILWPIVGAPLSFPSVLTWTALITAGLVVLLHSGRYSVVERSAVLAVGFFTVSTVALALGLPLTPFAYGIEDIGTGMSFAIPSGALGIAVSMFGLTGVGADEMTTYTYWCLEKGYARWTGPDDGTEQRARRAEGWLRVMRLDVLVSWLVCTLCTFSFYVIGAAVLHPQNLVPSGNDMISTLSRIYTDTMGAWAEYLFLFGAIAVLGATAIGSAASVPRLWTNTLGLLGFIDWDDPVVRHRTIRILTMSFPPLWAAFYLFARSPVLMVQIGGIGSGVFLIAVVIAVWRLRSSEVEPRFRSGKLATAALVISSVAIGVLGLYTIVDVFGLGAG
- a CDS encoding phosphoglycerate dehydrogenase, translated to MSSILITTPTFGRFSAEPRSILAAAGEVIHPHDTHPMPPGELLERVPRADALIVGMDTVDTDVLDAGPRLRVIAKHGVGVDTIDVAAAQQRGIRVVSAPGSNARAVAELAFGLMLAAARKLGTAHTAVLDTRWPKPFGPELAGKALGILGFGRIGRLLAGYAGAFGMRVLAHDPHLDTDEIAAHGARPAGFAECLREAEFVSLHLPGDSDDRPLLDRAALESMQRGAVLVNTARGGLVDGEALAELLHRGQLGGAGVDAFAVEPPSARDPLLNAPNTVLTPHIGACSHEANHDMGVTVAADVVRVLSGREPDNEVPQPATR
- a CDS encoding Nramp family divalent metal transporter; this translates as MRNDSQPHEPPVSTVTTEAPPPSPPSKLSEYVRSLGPGIVVVVSWLGTGDFISASVSGSNFGYALIWTLLIAILSRYFIVSTMSRYQLCNSVGDETILDGYGRVWRGFPMYIGATTCVLGFIYVSFLLIAAGTALDHLFDGVVDLGGWGTFLWAVPTMGAALWLASRRSGHYRALEIVAQITMGVLVISFLVALMGTGVDFGKLFGGLLFELPAGEAGYITAASTAVGLIGAVGGSAANLLYPYLMHEKGWRGSGYRKLQRLDLRFGTLVMFGLVLAVWIVAAETLHGTGQGVSSADGLALMMEKAIGPAGPSIMWCAVFFTVFNNIVTQPRVFVRMFTESLHKSRPARAESIRAANPNAELNQKELFLHDRVFWVIFTVIMTVPILFSLPVMPGMVVLTLMGNSVNVLTVPAVIIGLIVMTTRRDLMPRSHANKWWQTTILVLIGAVGLWATYELVLSIVNLGG
- a CDS encoding sialidase family protein, producing MDASEPVDEGNHRTALLTAPAPQSHAANLMPLPDGDMGCAWFAGTQEGMSDIDIWFARFRSDGTWSTPERVSADPHHSEQNPVLFPTPRGELWLLYTAQHAGDQDTAEVRVRVSTDSGHTWGAARTLVPASGSRGVFIRQPIVVLDSGRWLLPVFHCVRPERGKWRGDHDTSAVLVSDDEGETWQHHDVPNSTGCVHMNIVRTADGTLLAMFRRRQADAVHASHSTDGVHWSPPEPTELPNNNSSIQLTALRDGGLALVYNASSAADATARRTSLYDEINQDSAEAVEEEPPGPAFWGAPRAPLTLALSPDNGKTWPFRHDIEAGDGHCLTNDSRNGANRELSYPSIAQASDGELHIAFTHFRQAIKHVRLAPDQTFT
- a CDS encoding HpcH/HpaI aldolase family protein, whose translation is MNTAEFARKIRARERLIGYWSVLDAPVATERIGRLGYDYVAIDGQHGLVGYSGMLNGMMAVDAGGRAVGLVRVEANDPAVIGRALDAGAAGVIVPLIDTPADAAAAVDATRYPPEGSRSYGPMRAGLRIGPKPAEANSGTTVLAMIETSRALDNVREICATPGLDGVYVGPSDLCLAVGGAFPGDPAVSEVFEQAVTDIRDSAARAGIAAGIHTPNGDTAARRLAEGYTFVSIASDLVHLENTAAEHLNVARS
- a CDS encoding aldo/keto reductase, which codes for MNTEPATLPRTGTQPVLGTMNFGDTVDLTGAARMLDTALESGVTDIDTANGYSGGAAEEMLGELLAHRRKRVSLATKVGIPHPDAGEHPPLSAPALRACVRGSLERLGVEHIDVLYLHQPDRATPLDETLSTVSELVTEGRVGALGVSNFAAWQIAEINRITDLIGAPRPRVAQQLHNLLARRVEEEYTEFAAVTGLTTMVYNPLAGGLLTGRHHFSSTPGTGRFGDSRLAGMYTERYWNSELFEAVNRLHEIAEGAGVTMPELALRWLLGRPTTDALLLGASSEKQLTSNLDAVRAGALPTDVAAACDEVGKTLRGPMPAYNR